The Devosia sp. YIM 151766 genome includes a region encoding these proteins:
- the trbF gene encoding conjugal transfer protein TrbF: MSIFKRPATHYGKSPEPETPYQKAAQAWDERIGSARVQARNWRLMAFGSLILSAGFASALVWQSARGTVVPWVVQVDNLGQAQTVAPASADYRPTDPQIAFHLGRFIEQVRAIPADAIIVRQNWLRAYEWTTDRGAAALNDYARTNDPFTRVGRSQVAVEVSSVIRASPNSFRVAWTERHFENGQLSTTERWTAILTIVIQPPRDAERLRANPLGIYVNAISWSREMSQ, encoded by the coding sequence ATGAGCATCTTCAAACGACCAGCAACCCATTACGGCAAATCGCCCGAACCCGAGACGCCCTATCAGAAGGCCGCGCAGGCATGGGACGAGCGTATCGGCTCGGCCCGCGTGCAGGCGAGGAACTGGAGGCTCATGGCCTTCGGCTCCCTGATCCTTTCGGCCGGCTTTGCCTCGGCGCTGGTCTGGCAGTCCGCACGTGGGACCGTGGTGCCTTGGGTCGTTCAGGTCGATAATCTCGGTCAGGCGCAGACCGTCGCCCCCGCGAGCGCCGACTATCGCCCGACCGATCCGCAGATCGCGTTCCATCTCGGCCGCTTCATCGAGCAGGTCCGCGCGATCCCGGCCGACGCGATCATTGTCCGCCAGAACTGGCTTCGCGCCTATGAGTGGACCACGGATCGCGGTGCGGCGGCATTGAACGACTACGCCCGCACCAATGATCCCTTCACCCGCGTCGGCCGGAGCCAAGTCGCCGTCGAGGTGTCGAGCGTCATCCGGGCCTCGCCCAACAGCTTCCGCGTGGCGTGGACGGAAAGGCATTTCGAGAACGGCCAGCTTTCCACGACCGAACGATGGACGGCTATTCTCACCATCGTCATCCAGCCCCCGCGCGACGCCGAGCGCCTGCGCGCCAATCCGTTGGGAATATACGTCAATGCAATTTCGTGGTCGCGGGAGATGAGCCAATGA
- a CDS encoding nuclear transport factor 2 family protein: MDSVPTIVARYIDAYNRMNVQAMLDCLSGDVRFINRSNGEMTNETHGIEAFRALAEQGVQLFAEREQTILDCIAIDDRAAVRIGYRAKVKTDLPNGWKAGQEIEMTGTSFFMISEGKISEVIDAS; the protein is encoded by the coding sequence ATGGATTCTGTGCCGACGATTGTTGCCCGGTATATCGACGCCTACAACAGGATGAATGTTCAGGCGATGCTCGACTGCCTGTCGGGCGACGTTCGGTTTATCAACAGATCGAACGGAGAGATGACGAACGAAACGCACGGGATCGAGGCATTTCGCGCGCTGGCGGAACAGGGCGTCCAGTTGTTTGCTGAAAGAGAACAGACGATCCTCGACTGCATCGCCATAGACGACCGTGCAGCGGTGCGCATCGGCTATCGCGCCAAGGTCAAAACCGATCTGCCCAACGGCTGGAAGGCCGGGCAGGAGATCGAGATGACGGGCACCTCGTTCTTCATGATCTCCGAGGGGAAGATCAGCGAAGTGATTGATGCAAGCTGA